In Nocardioides luti, the DNA window CAGTCGGCGTACGCCGCGTGCGAGCGTGCCAGCACGTCCTGGATCTCGGCGTCGGTGGCGGTCTCGAACTCGTTCTCGACCTCGGCCGTGGCCGGGTTGACGACCTGGTAGTCGCTCATGTGCGTCCTCTCGCTGGGGGTGGCTCGCTCTCGACGCTACGTCGGGGGCGGCCCCGGACAAGGGCTGCGGCTGGTGAGCATCGACACCGCGGCGAGGAGGAATGAAACCGCCGACAGCGGGACCCGATCGGCCGGCGTCGGGACCCGGTCAGCCGGCGTCCGGCACGTCGTCGCGCACCTCGGCGCCGGTGGCCGGCGACCACATCCCGCGCTCGCCGTCGAGCCACGCCTCCAGGTCGGGCTCGTGCAGCTCGGCGCCCGAGAGGGCGGGTACGACGAGGGACACCACGAGACCGGCGAGCACGAGCCCGAGGCTGATCCAGAGCCCGACGTCGATGCCGGAGGCGAGCGAGGACCGGGTCTGGGCGAGGTGCACGACCACCGGGCCGACGGCGAAGCTGGCGGTGAGCCGCAGCAGCTGCACGAGCGCGAACGCGCGGCCCAGCAGGTCCGCGCGCACGCCCAGTCCGGCGAGGAAGAGGCCGGGAGCGATGGTGGCGCCGGCCCCGAAGCCAAGCACCGCCGTGGCCGCCGGGGCCAGCCAGTCGACGTTCGAGGCCGAGAGGAGCAGCAGCGCCGCGGTGGCGACCGCGAGGGCGCCCAGGCCGATGTTGACCAGGACGGGGAGGTAGCGCGTGCGGAAGGTCGCGGTGATCGCGACCGAGGCCACCGCCAGGCCGAGCGGCATCGGCCAGAAGAGCAGGCCCGCAGCGGCGGGCGACTCCTTCGCGACCCCCGCCAGGTGCAGCTGCACGAGCTCGACCACGGTCACGGTGGCCGCGCCCGCGATCATCGCGACGAGCGTGCCGGTGACCGGCAGCTGCGTCGAGAGCTCGCGGACCGGCATCAGCGAGGTGTCCTTGCCGCGCTCGACCAGGACCAGCACGACGACCGCGGCGGTGCCGGCGACGAACAGCACCCAGAAGACGTACGACGCCAGGGTGACCGTCGCGACCAGCGAGGTCGCGAGGTAGGTCAGCAGCACCCCGGTGGTCGCGAGCGCCAGGGCGGAGCGGTCGATCGGCAGGTCCGGGTCCAGCGGGTCGAGGTCCGGGTAGCCGAGGGCGGCGACCACCACCCCGGCGACCGCCGCACCGACCACCACCCACATCAGCGTGCGCCAGGCGGCCGCGTCGGCGGCGTACCCCCCGACGAGGGGACCGAGCGTGGTGCCGCCGAAGATGCCGAGGCTCGCCAGGCCCATGGTGCGTGGCAGCGGGCCGGCGCCGAAGCCGGTCATCAGCGGCGGCAGCGCCGAGATCACCATCAGGCCGGTGGCACCGCCCTGGACGACGCGACCGGCGAGGAAGAGCGGCAGCGACGGCGCGAGCACGACCAGGACCGAGCCGACGAGGAACGCGGCGGCGTACCCCAGGAAGAGCGGTCGCTGCACGAAGCGCTGCGCCAGCATCGACGCGACGACCACGCCGAGCGCGAGGCCGGCGTTGGCGAGGCCGTTGGTGACCTGGAGCCAGGTCGTCGACGTGCCGAGGTCGTCGACGATCTGCGGGGTCAGCGGCAGCAGCGCGGTGCTCAGCACCAGGCTGGGCGTCAGCGCCAGCAGCACGGTGGCGACCGCCAGCGGGTAGCTGCCGCGCAGCCGGGCGCCCGGTCCGTCCGTCACGGTCACTCCTTCGTCACGGGCCTCAGCCCGACGGGACCGCCGAGGGGGTCGGGGTGGGCAGGCTGGGGGGCTGGGTCGTCGTCGCCGCCGTCGGAGTCGTCGACGGGTCGGTGCTGGGGCTGGCGGTG includes these proteins:
- a CDS encoding MFS transporter, producing the protein MTDGPGARLRGSYPLAVATVLLALTPSLVLSTALLPLTPQIVDDLGTSTTWLQVTNGLANAGLALGVVVASMLAQRFVQRPLFLGYAAAFLVGSVLVVLAPSLPLFLAGRVVQGGATGLMVISALPPLMTGFGAGPLPRTMGLASLGIFGGTTLGPLVGGYAADAAAWRTLMWVVVGAAVAGVVVAALGYPDLDPLDPDLPIDRSALALATTGVLLTYLATSLVATVTLASYVFWVLFVAGTAAVVVLVLVERGKDTSLMPVRELSTQLPVTGTLVAMIAGAATVTVVELVQLHLAGVAKESPAAAGLLFWPMPLGLAVASVAITATFRTRYLPVLVNIGLGALAVATAALLLLSASNVDWLAPAATAVLGFGAGATIAPGLFLAGLGVRADLLGRAFALVQLLRLTASFAVGPVVVHLAQTRSSLASGIDVGLWISLGLVLAGLVVSLVVPALSGAELHEPDLEAWLDGERGMWSPATGAEVRDDVPDAG